In the Jatrophihabitans sp. genome, one interval contains:
- a CDS encoding acyl carrier protein, giving the protein MTSLTLDRLRMIMRDCAGENEAIDLNGDIGEVTFMDLGYDSLALLETASRLEREFDVSLEDDSVSEEETPNALIELVNAKSSVPAQQS; this is encoded by the coding sequence ATGACAAGCCTGACTCTCGATCGACTGCGCATGATCATGCGCGACTGCGCTGGCGAGAACGAGGCCATCGACCTGAACGGTGACATCGGCGAAGTCACCTTCATGGACCTCGGTTATGACTCGCTCGCGCTGCTCGAGACTGCCAGTCGCCTTGAGCGGGAGTTCGACGTGAGCCTTGAGGACGACAGCGTGAGCGAGGAAGAGACCCCCAACGCCCTCATCGAGCTGGTCAACGCGAAGTCGAGTGTTCCAGCTCAACAGTCCTGA
- a CDS encoding acyl-CoA carboxylase subunit beta has product MTSVDKRMRAPVQRHGVPAGGQRPEDPVTRISQMREKVEHLLLLRQEVHSGPHETATQAQHGKGKLTARERLALLFDEGTFTEIEAMRRHRSTSFGMDARKPHTDGVVVGWGLVYGRTVFAYAHDFRIFGGALGEAHAEKIHKVMDLAYSTGAPIVGLCDGAGARIQEGVTALAGYGGIFQRNVRNSGVIPQISVILGPCAGGAAYSPALTDFVFMVREISQMFITGPDVVAAVTGEVMTHNELGGADVHAEQSGVAAFVHDNEADCLSEVRYLLSLLPASSHETPAVHPTADPSDRRTERLLDIVPVEANRIYDMRAVLEEIVDDGEFLEVHERWAENVICALARMGGQVVGIVASQPAKLAGAMNIASSEKAARFVQMCDAFNIALITLVDVPGFLPGVEQEHGGIIRHGAKLLYAYCNATVPRLQVILRKAYGGAYIVMDSQSIGTDVSFAWPTNEIAVMGAEAAANVIFRREIERSEDPDQTRQERLREYEDELMHPYYAAERGLVDEVIDPAETRARLIATLRMLSTKQSTLDHRKHGNQPQ; this is encoded by the coding sequence ATGACCTCGGTCGACAAGCGGATGCGCGCACCCGTCCAGCGGCACGGCGTTCCCGCCGGAGGCCAGCGGCCCGAGGATCCGGTGACCCGGATCAGTCAGATGCGGGAGAAGGTGGAGCACCTCCTGCTGCTTCGCCAAGAGGTTCACTCCGGTCCTCATGAGACGGCCACCCAAGCACAGCACGGCAAGGGCAAGCTGACCGCCCGTGAGCGTCTTGCCCTGCTTTTCGATGAGGGAACGTTCACCGAGATCGAAGCCATGCGCCGGCACCGCAGCACCAGTTTCGGCATGGACGCGCGTAAACCGCACACCGACGGCGTGGTGGTCGGGTGGGGTTTGGTCTACGGGCGAACCGTGTTCGCCTATGCGCACGACTTCAGGATCTTCGGTGGCGCGCTGGGCGAGGCGCACGCGGAGAAGATCCACAAGGTGATGGATCTGGCCTACTCCACCGGAGCGCCGATCGTAGGTCTGTGTGATGGAGCAGGCGCTCGGATTCAGGAGGGGGTCACAGCGCTGGCGGGCTATGGCGGCATCTTCCAGCGCAATGTCCGCAACTCAGGAGTGATTCCGCAGATCAGCGTCATCCTCGGCCCGTGCGCCGGAGGCGCGGCGTACTCGCCTGCTCTCACCGACTTCGTCTTCATGGTGCGCGAGATCTCGCAGATGTTCATCACCGGCCCCGACGTGGTCGCCGCGGTGACCGGTGAGGTGATGACTCACAACGAGCTCGGTGGCGCCGACGTGCACGCCGAGCAGTCCGGTGTGGCGGCGTTCGTCCATGACAACGAGGCCGACTGCCTCAGCGAAGTGCGTTACCTGCTGTCGCTGCTGCCGGCCAGCAGTCATGAGACGCCGGCTGTCCACCCGACTGCCGATCCGTCAGACCGCCGCACCGAGCGCCTTCTGGACATCGTTCCGGTCGAGGCGAATCGAATTTATGACATGCGCGCGGTTCTAGAGGAGATAGTGGACGACGGGGAGTTTCTCGAGGTCCACGAGCGCTGGGCGGAGAACGTCATCTGCGCCCTCGCCCGGATGGGCGGGCAGGTGGTCGGCATCGTCGCCAGCCAGCCCGCGAAACTCGCCGGCGCGATGAACATCGCCTCCAGTGAGAAGGCCGCGCGGTTCGTGCAAATGTGCGACGCGTTCAATATCGCTCTTATCACGCTGGTCGACGTCCCAGGATTTCTGCCCGGCGTCGAGCAGGAGCACGGCGGAATCATCCGACACGGGGCAAAGCTGTTGTACGCCTATTGCAACGCGACGGTTCCCCGCCTGCAAGTCATCCTGCGCAAGGCCTATGGCGGGGCCTACATCGTCATGGACTCGCAATCGATCGGCACCGACGTCTCCTTCGCGTGGCCGACGAACGAGATCGCGGTCATGGGCGCAGAAGCGGCGGCGAACGTCATCTTCCGTCGCGAGATCGAGCGGTCCGAGGACCCCGACCAGACCCGGCAGGAACGGCTACGCGAATATGAGGATGAGCTGATGCATCCTTATTACGCCGCTGAGCGAGGTCTGGTCGATGAAGTGATCGACCCGGCAGAAACCCGGGCACGGCTGATCGCGACGCTGCGCATGCTGAGCACGAAGCAGTCGACGCTGGATCACCGCAAGCACGGAAATCAACCTCAATGA